From one Sphaeramia orbicularis chromosome 9, fSphaOr1.1, whole genome shotgun sequence genomic stretch:
- the skic3 gene encoding tetratricopeptide repeat protein 37: protein MSNKEVKVALKSAREAIKNKEFKEALKHCKAVLKLEKNNYNAWVFIGLAASELEQPDQAQTAYKKAVELEPEQLLAWQGLANLYEKTDQWDFKAELPNVYQKLVDLYSSSDKSKCYEMIKKLSDIYQSDKEYLKLAKLCCQLIKLKEEESVEKKELVQLWQQMTHVLSDCLSEEEQDNETQQYLITAFEKALVLADPVPGEEHRKASADLIKCLSKMPKEEGKMKEACETMLSLYPKQSYPLEVLCSHYLTTDILNEDAISCFSRLLDLNPGSGLGHLGLGTKALQDGRYKDAIKDLAQGLQKMNSSAGWCSLAEAQLKMHRYSDSALSCSKGLNMCLSGDKELMTRLQRLRLEALARCGDKKAADQALETFSQIADAEKDPFIVALKGRAYLNKGQVDDALKVSTALMESHPNLAQGLALNGLVYIAQDQQKLAEQSFLKAAGQSPDCGEYYFLLGWLYWDMGEETRKDRSKAHTHLLKAAKLDPNLGCVFRYLGHYYREVANDRNRARGCYKKAFELNDDDAESGAASVDLCMEQNDMDAALEILQSVIQKATPGSAKWAWMRRGLYYLKVGQHQQATADLQAALRADPEDWVCWECLGDAYLNRRSFTAALKAFSKAHQLQPSSIYSVYQAAAIKQTLGKFKEAAAEYIQITVQQDYVPALKGLGECQLSLARSLMEDCRDGGAIDLIQQAIQNLFRAVELRPDLSCLWKLLGDACTAVSIVSPSRAQVLVPALLAGLDPKAPNQMLDQAQTLKVGERCYAHALKLMPEAPSLWYDLGLNYHRQAGSSFPTDKDQNSLSELLEKAQQCLKKAIMMDSGNHSYWNSLGVISVSKGLENFALAQHCFIKSIEVEPNNVVAWTNLGTLYLRKDNIELAHEAFKIAQSLEPLYVNCWIGQAMIAEKVGSYDTMDLFRHTTELSTHMEGVKGYAYWVCSTLLDKSNRDSELYRYNIVQMNAISAAQVALSKYTERIQSDPDAFIMLGYLNEHLQLKRQALQAYQRAAELLQSTPSTEQLAFALGSYGRALCTSGQWEEAVQVYKSTPLQELSDLVGVALAYCRAGLIPESINAYECALAVTSSEKEKAYILTALALLQRRQGNIDSAKTLLFKCSMLKEPIPESLLCLCALGLVQGDATLAAAALTELLKQGSDSGTVTEQRCLLTCALLSLQGNYSAVQREASRAVHKNPGNPSLWALLSRLVPQYCPRKANGGAVAGHVACLSSMTQGKRALLYSGVNQLAGGRHSGEDGHRNALKTMQRAVLLCPDDPATWAGLMAACHTENTSCYLSGSAPCRKGLEQTLMSVVSEKVRSVEEIERPLAQTLEGWVLQQAVTGLVLGGQLEQAEALCSQVLSVSPEHPAVMLALRQVQCQRLLLAEGTILPDTVLEQLNSAVMTNPTNINAWHWLAEVYRSQGLLVQAVMAYRQSLQIASQLSLHSSQVSSLLRLALLALGLCMAGVPGNDWKDLALEATTEVLKLGSFPMALLFQALLQYVTKMAARETRRLLERLVYVPCQDFPVTVVQVASWYLLRHLKSKNDEELLNVLLEHAKKNKDQRLLEFHSLLASSTS from the exons ATGTCTAACAAAGAAGTGAAGGTGGCGCTGAAAAGTGCCAGAGAGGCCATTAAAAACAAAGAGTTTAAAGAAGCCCTCAAACACTGCAAG gcTGTATTGAAACTTGAGAAAAACAATTATAATGCATGGGTGTTCATTGGCTTGGCAGCCAGTGAACTTGAACAACCAGATCAGGCACAGACAGCGTACAAAAAGGCAGTGGAGCTGGAGCCTGAGCAGTTACTGGCATGGCAG GGCTTAGCAAATCTTTATGAAAAGACTGATCAGTGGGACTTCAAAGCTGAGCTTCCCAATGTCTATCAGAAGCTAGTTGACCTATACTCAAG CTCAGACAAGAGCAAATGTTATGAGATGATCAAAAAGTTGTCAGACATCTATCAGTCTGACAAAGAATACTTAAAG TTGGCAAAACTTTGTTGTCAGCTCATTAAACTTAAGGAGGAAGAATCTGTGGAGAAGAAagagttggtgcagctgtggcagCAGATGACCCACGTCCTCTCCGACTGCCTCAGTGAGGAAGAGCAAGACAATGAAACTCAACAATAT TTAATCACAGCATTTGAGAAGGCCTTGGTTCTCGCAGATCCTGTACCAGGAGAAGAACACAGGAAGGCTTCAGCTGACCTTATCAAATGTCTTTCTAAA ATGCCAAAAGAAGAAGGTAAAATGAAAGAAGCATGTGAGACCATGCTGTCCCTTTACCCCAAGCAAAGTTATCCTCTTGAGGTCCTTTGTTCTCACTACCTCACAACTG ATATCCTGAATGAAGACGCAATCAGTTGTTTCTCTCGGCTCCTGGATCTGAACCCTGGCAGTGGGTTAGGTCACTTGGGTCTTGGCACTAAAGCACTTCAAGATGGAAGGTATAAAGATGCCATTAAGGATCTTGCACAGG GGTTGCAGAAAATGAACTCCAGTGCAGGATGGTGCAGTCTGGCTGAAGCTCAGCTTAAAATGCACAGATACTCAGATAGTGCTCTATCATGCTCTAAAG GTCTTAATATGTGTCTGTCTGGAGATAAAGAGCTAATGACAAGACTCCAGAGGTTGAGACTAGAGGCCTTAGCCAGGTGTGGAGACAAGAAGGCTGCTGATCAGGCTTTGGAGACATTTTCACAG ATTGCAGATGCTGAAAAAGACCCCTTTATTGTGGCCTTGAAAGGACGTGCATACCTCAACAAAGGACAGGTTGATGACGCCCTTAAG GTGTCAACAGCGCTGATGGAGTCTCACCCTAACCTGGCCCAGGGTCTGGCACTGAATGGACTGGTATACATAGCTCAAGACCAGCAGAAGTTAGCAGAGCAAAG TTTCTTGAAGGCTGCAGGCCAAAGCCCAGACTGTGGAGAGTATTACTTCCTGTTGGGATGGCTCTACTGGGACATGGGAGAAGAGACCCGTAAAGACCGCAGCAAAGCCCATACTCATCTTCTCAAG GCTGCAAAGTTAGACCCAAACCTTGGTTGTGTTTTCCGCTACCTTGGACATTATTATCGAGAGGTGGCAAATGATCGTAACCGGGCTCGAGGCTGCTACAAGAAAGCATTTGAGttgaatgatgatgatgctgagTCTGGCGCTGCCTCAGTAGACCTCTGTATGGAACAGAATGATATG GATGCTGCATTAGAAATTCTTCAGTCGGTGATACAGAAGGCCACCCCAGGTTCGGCTAAATGGGCCTGGATGAGACGAGGGCTTTACTACCTGAAGGTTGGACAACATCAGCAGGCTACAGCAGA TCTGCAGGCAGCATTGAGAGCAGACCCTGAGGACTGGGTGTGTTGGGAGTGTTTAGGTGATGCCTATCTGAACCGCAGGAGTTTCACAGCTGCCTTGAAGGCTTTCAGCAAGGCCCATCAGCTTCAGCCCTCATCCATCTACAGCGTCTACCAGGCGGCTGCGATTAAACAGACCCTGGGCAAGTTTAAAGAAGCTGCTGCAGAGTACATACAGATTACAGTGCAACAGGACTATGTTCCTGCTCTGAAAG GCCTTGGGGAGTGCCAGCTATCTCTGGCCAGAAGTTTAATGGAGGACTGCAGAGATGGAGGAGCCATAGACCTCATTCAGCAAGCCATACAGAATCTCTTTAG AGCAGTGGAGCTGCGTCCAGACTTGTCCTGTTTGTGGAAACTACTTGGTGATGCTTGCACTGCAGTCAGCATTGTGTCTCCAAGCAGAGCCCAGGTTCTAGTTCCAGCTCTGCTGGCTGGTTTAGACCCCAAGGCCCCAAATCAAATGCTGGACCAAGCCCAAACACTCAAAGTTGGTGAGAG GTGTTATGCTCATGCTTTGAAGCTGATGCCCGAGGCTCCCAGTCTTTGGTATGACCTTGGCCTGAATTATCACAGACAGGCTGGCTCATCCTTTCCCACAGACAAGGACCAGAACTCCCTGTCAGAGCTCCTTGAGAAGGCCCAACAG TGTCTGAAAAAGGCCATCATGATGGATAGTGGAAACCACAGCTACTGGAACTCCCTTGGTGTGATTTCTGTGAGCAAag gccttgaGAACTTTGCTCTGGCTCAACATTGTTTCATCAAGTCCATTGAAGTTGAGCCAAAT AATGTTGTGGCTTGGACCAACCTTGGTACACTTTATTTAAGGAAAGACAATATAGAG CTCGCACACGAGGCCTTCAAGATTGCCCAGTCCTTGGAGCCACTTTATGTCAACTGTTGGATTGGACAG GCGATGATAGCGGAGAAAGTTGGAAGTTATGACACCATGGATCTTTTCAGGCACACCACCGAACTCAGCACACAT ATGGAGGGAGTGAAAGGTTATGCCTACTGGGTGTGTTCCACTCTGCTGGATAAAAGCAACAGAGACTCTGAACTGTACCGTTACAACATAGTTCAGATGAATGCGATCTCTGCTGCTCAGGTGGCATTGAGCAAGTACACAG AGCGAATCCAGTCTGACCCGGACGCCTTCATTATGCTTGGCTACCTGAATGAGCATCTGCAGCTGAAGAGACAGGCCTTGCAGGCTTACCAAAG AGCCGCAGAACTTTTGCAGTCTACGCCGTCCACTGAACAACTAGCTTTTGCTCTGGGCAGTTATGGCCGTGCCTTGTG TACCTCAGGTCAGTGGGAAGAAGCTGTGCAAGTTTATAAATCTACTCCACTCCAAGAACTCAGCGACTTGGTTGGAGTAGCTCTTGCCTACTGCAGAGCTGGACTCATCCCAGAAAGTATCAATG CCTATGAATGTGCCTTGGCTGTGACCTCCAGTGAGAAGGAGAAGGCTTATATTTTGACAGCTCTGGCATTGCTGCAGCGCCGACAGGGCAACATAGACTCAGCCAAGACTCTGCTGTTTAAATG CTCCATGCTAAAGGAGCCAATTCCCGAATCACTACTGTGCCTATGTGCCCTGGGTTTGGTCCAAGGTGATGCTACGCTGGCTGCTGCTGCCCTTACTGAGCTGCTGAAGCAAGGCTCCGACTCTGGGACGGTTACAGAGCAGCGATGTCTGCTTACATGCGCCCTGCTGTCATTGCAGGGCAACTACAGTGCTGTGCAGAGAGAGGCCTCCAGAGCTGTACACAA AAATCCTGGAAACCCATCGCTCTGGGCCTTGCTGTCCAGACTTGTACCACAATACTGTCCCAGAAAGGCAAAT GGTGGAGCAGTGGCTGGCCATGTTGCTTGTCTCTCCAGTATGACCCAAGGAAAG AGGGCGTTGTTGTACAGTGGAGTGAACCAGCTAGCTGGTGGGAGACACTCTGGAGAGGATGGTCACAGGAATGCACTGAAGACAATGCAGAGAGCTGTGCTGCTCTGCCCtg ATGATCCTGCAACATGGGCAGGATTAATGGCAGCCTGTCACACAGAAAACACTTCCTGCTACCTTTCTGGCTCTGCTCCTTGTAGAAAAGGACTAGAGCAGACCCTCATGTCAGTGGTGTCTGAAAAAG TGCGGAGTGTTGAGGAAATAGAGCGTCCTCTGGCCCAGACCCTAGAAGGTTGGGTGCTACAGCAGGCAGTGACTGGTCTGGTGCTGGGGGGACAGCTGGAACAGGCAGAGGCCCTCTGTTCACAG GTGCTGAGTGTTTCTCCAGAACATCCAGCAGTGATGCTGGCACTTAGACAGGTTCAGTGTCAGCGCCTTCTTTTGGCTGAAGGTACTATTCTCCCAGACACTGTGCTGGAGCAGCTCAACAGCGCTGTAATGACGAACCCCACCAACATAAATGCATGGCAT TGGCTTGCAGAGGTTTATCGAAGCCAAGGCCTTTTGGTCCAGGCGGTTATGGCATATAGACAGAGTCTACAGATTGCTTCACAACTCAGCCTGCACAGCAGCCAGGTCAGCAGCCTGCTCCGACTGGCTCTACTGGCCCTTGGATTGTGTATG GCAGGTGTCCCAGGAAATGACTGGAAGGACCTGGCACTCGAAGCCACAACTGAAGTCTTGAAGCTGGGCTCATTCCCTATGGCCCTACTCTTCCAGGCCCTGCTCCAGTATGTTACCAAGATGGCTGCTAG GGAAACCAGGCGTTTATTGGAAAGGCTGGTTTACGTGCCATGTCAAGACTTCCCTGTGACAGTTGTGCAGGTGGCCAGCTGGTACCTCCTCAGACATCTGAAGTCCAAAAATGATGAGGAGCTTTTGAAT GTCCTTTTGGAACATGCCAAAAAGAATAAGGATCAAAGACTGCTTGAGTTTCATTCACTGCTCGCCTCTTCCACATCCTGA